The window TGGGCCCAAATGCACACACACGGGCCAGTGGGCCTCTGCCTGCCTTCCCAGAGATGCAAGTTCTCTAGCTCCCATTCCACCTGGGAAGTGGGGGTCGGCCACGGCCaacttcaataaataaataagcttgcACACGCTGCGATTTAGTAAAGCTTTGCAACAAATAACCTTTTAAGACGACAAAAGTGCTCTCTCCATGCAGCCTGGGTCCCCAAAGAGGGGCTGCAGCCTTTCATCCAGCACTGGTTGGCTGGCTGGGTTGGGGGAAGGACTCCTGGGAGGAGGACACTCAAGGCCTCACCCCCTGACCTCAGAGCACAGGCAAGGCTCTGAGAATCGGTCTAGGACTCAGGTCCTAGGAAGGACCGGCAGTGTCCAAGACCTGCAGATAGAGAAGATGAGCAAAAGTGCACTTAACGCTCCCATCACACACAAGCACCCACACCCACTGCTGGCTCCTTCCCAAGAGGGGAGAACTCCTGCTCATGGAGGAAACCAGATGAGGGGGGCGGTGGGAGAGGGGACcagagaaaggggaaataaatTAGGTGGCTTTTGTGACAAAATCAGATCACTGGGGTAGACTCCCTGGCAGGGCAGAGATCTCCTCCTGGGAAGTCTTAGAAAGGATGAGgtgggggacagggagggagaTGGACCTGGGGCTGCAACAGCTTTGAGTATCTCCAAGCATGCAGGAAGTGGCCTTAGCAGGCCTAGTTAAGGGATCCCGGCCTGGCTGCCTGCATGCTTCCCTCCACATACAAGGACAGCCACCCAGCAACTAAGCCCCTCCAGGAACCTGACTCTTTCCAGATGTCCCCAGTCATCCTCCCTGCTTCCCTTGACCTGTCCTCGGGGTCTGGGGAGCTTCCTGGTGCTTTGTGTCAGAAATCCAGGGGGGTGAAGTCCCCAAAGTCACAGTCAAAGAGTTCCCTGAtgccctccccttcctccaggCCAAAGTGATAGTCCTGGCCTTGAGGAGGGGAAAGGCTGATGAATTCATCTGGCAGGAAACTAGAGAAATCCTCCTTCCCCTGCTCCAGGAGGCTGTCCACAGACACTAATGGGGACAGGCGTCCATCTTCTGCCGAGGCTCTGAGGGATGCCGGGCTTGCCCGGGACAGGAGGTGTTCTGGAGACAAAGGAAGCAGGGGCCCTTATTACATGATGTCTGGGGGAAGGCAAGGCTGCCactttccccacctccaccccagccTGACCCAGACAAGTCTGACACATACGGACCACAAAATCTCTGCCCTCCCAAGCCTTACTCaggctccaagcccagcattctccCCACAACAGAGGGGCTAATAGAACAGCCATGGAGGCCTTCGGGCTAGATGGCAGACTGAAACTGCTTCCCCGGCAGAGACGGGACAATGAGGAAACCCACAGAGTAGAGAAGTAGGTTCTATACGCCACTTCCCCAGCACCACCTAAAGGCCCCCTCAACTCAACTCCCTGGCCCACGCACCTTGCTCGCTGGTGAGCAGGGGCAAGCTGCCTTCCTGCGTAGAGGCTGAGAGGGGGCTGGGAGGTGGTGGCGGCGcctggggtggaggggtgggctCCAGACTGAGGCCAGTCTCCTCAGGAGTTGCTTTAAAGGGACTCTTCACCGGACTGCACACGTCAGAGCTTTCCTCAGGGCACAGGAACACATCGATGGGACCTCTGCTGCTTTTCAGAGAGATCTGGAATGCCTGGAGGTAGATCAGGAGGTTGTGTCATTAGAGGCCTAGAGAACAGTCTCTTCTACCTGTGTTGGTTCCACAGAGTGGAGGGTAGCAATGAGAAGGAAGAAGCAGAGGGGCCAACCCTGAGAAACACCTTGGCCAAACGGGTATCAGAGACTGCTCTGAGCCCTCTCATATTAGCTTGTGCCCACCTTGAAGCAGAGGTTGCAGTGACTTAGTAAGAAATCCAAGATAGGCTGACCACATCTGGTCTCTGCCTGGTCTTTGGGCCCCCTCTCCTCCCTGGCCAGGGCTAGGAGGTAAGAGTTTAGGGTCTTGAAAGTGGAGAttatctttcacaacatgactaatatgaatgTAGGTTTTAcctgattgcacatatataatcaatatcaaattgtttaccctcttagggagggggaaggaaagtgaggaaagaagataatttggaactcaaaattttatataaaaatgaaggtttaaaaattatctttacaaggggcagctaggtggtgcagtggatagagcacgggccctggagtcaggagtacctgagttcaaatccggcctcagacacttaacacttactagctgtgtgaccctgggcaagtcacttaaccccaattgcctcactaaaaaaaaaaaatttttttttaattatctttacatataattgggaaaaataaaagactatcCACTGGGGAGAAAAAGAGTAGAGATTACCCAGGGGTAGAGTAGGGAGGAGTTCTTGATGAGTCCCATCAGGTTGGGGGTGAAGGGTCAGGGTTACCTCTGCGGGGTCTGTTGCCTGCAGCTGTGTCTCAGGTGGGGCCTTAATCACCATCACCATCTGCTCTGCAGGGTCTGCTATACTTCGTAGGTCTTGGCAGGTCACATAGGCTAAGGTGCACTCGAGGGTCAAGGATCATGACACCATTGTGTCAACCACCTCCCAATGCAATGCAACATAGAAAACTCACTCCCAGGTgactctcccccccctccccagatgGGCAAGCTAGCCTGGGCCCAAGCTTCTGCACCTCCTCAACCAAGCATAAGCCAATGGAGTAGAGATGGCCCTCAATAGAGAGTTGAGAGATGCTCTCCTTTACTCTTGGCTCACTAGCCTTGGAAAAGTCATGGTAACCCTATGAGCTtctttctcctctgcaaaatggggatccTAACTCCTGTCCTCCCTGCCTCGCCTGGAGTACTCCAAGACTCCAATAAAATACCAGATGTTTGAGTACTTAATGAGTTGCTTGAGGAAACATACGTAGGAGATCTCATTTTAGGAAAGCACCTGACAAAGTTTTCTCATAAaattcttgtggacaagatggaaagaTAAGAGCTAGATGAGAATAGGTAGGTTGGGAACTGGCTGGCCAACCAAACATAAACCAGAGAGAGTGGGGACATGCCCAGGGCCTCTTCTGTTCAACAGTGACGTGGACGATGTACATGTCACGTATCTGAGGATAACACACTTTATGTAAGGAGAGTTAAAAGTCTGAATGACATGAGCATCCAGAAGATCTCTCAACGGGGCACAGAAATGGAATGAAgtgaataaaatggaattaaataGTAAAGTAATGATTATCGAGTCCTGCACTTGGACGACTAGCCAAGCACGGGATGGGGGAAGCACAGGAAAACATACGTTTGTGGGGGAGGAAGGCTTTGAGGACAAAAAGCACTATGGGGAAGGCCAAACAGAAGGCTTATGGGCATGGTATCCAGAAACGGGgagggggggtgtgtgtgtgtgtgtgtgtgtgtgtgtgagaatccTGCTATTATAGGGGCTTCCTATACTGGGGCTTCCCCCATTAGACCCCAGATAATCATGTTCAGGTCTGGGAACCATATCTAAGAAGAATTTTAACAAGCTAGAGCCCAGCTAGAAGATGGAGACgaggagaaaagaatggaggCCAGGCTCTCAGAGGATCAGTTCAAAGAACCAGCGATTATTGAGCCTAAAAGAAATCACACTTGGAGGAAACGGGGTGGGTAGAGGTCATATAATTGTTATTGTTCCGTCGtgcctggctctttgtgaccccttttggggttttcttggcaaagatactggattggttcaCCAATTTCTTCCCtgactcattttgtagatgaggaaattgaggaaaacaaggttaagtgacctgcccagggacaTAGGGtgggtaagtatctgaggatagatttgaatgaGTCTTCCACTagccaccacaccacctagctgccctggtcataGAATAActcccttcaaatatctgaaggcagTATCTAGTAGCCAAGActtcccagaaggcagaactatgaCTAGTGGCTAGAGATTACCATGAAGATTGGGTTCACTGTCAGGAAGGTCTTTTACATAAGGAGAGCTATCCAGCTATGGAAGGAGCTGTCTCCTGAGTCGCTAAGGTGCTCTTCAATGCTGGGGACAGGGAAGCCGAGTCTAGAGGACTACTTGTCAGGGATACTGCCTATGGGCTTCACATCTCAGGCAGGGGCTGATGTCCATGGAGGTCCCTCCCAGGTCTGCAGTCTTTGATTCCAAGTATGAGGAATCTAAAACCACACCGCCACATCACTGTGACTCCCACAGCCTGCTCACTTCCCCACAAGGATATTGCTGATTGTCAGCGTCTTCAGTGAGCAGTTTGAGCTGAACTGTGCACATCTGGATCAAGTCATCCAGCTGCCTCTCAGCCTCCTGGAGATGATGCAAGTCTTTGGCTAGCATCTGGTGCTTGCTGGTGTTGACCGCTACAGAGTGGTTCCCCCTGGAAGCAGGACGGGGAGAAAAGGCAGATCTGTGAGAGGGGCTTCCCCTTGCTCCCTTCTCTTTACTTTGGTCCTAGGTTTGAAGTGGGAGCGGTGCAAGGGCAGAAGGGAGGACCGTCTTGGGGTTTCTTATGCTCATGGGACTGTCTCAGTTCTCCCAGCACCTCCCAGGGTCCAACAACCAGCTGTCCACCTGTGCCCCCAATGTGGGTTTCTTAAGGTCACTGAGATAAGCAGATGGAGAGGGAGGAGTGGCAGCAAGGCTGGACGTGCCTCAAccacccttcccccctccccccaccccaaattacAGTCCTTTCTTAGCAtctagaagggagagaaaggtgcCAAGATCCTTCCTTACTTCCCCCAGGTAGCCAGGCCCAGGCGGGGTGTAAGGGCCTGGCCACAACCGCTCCTTCTGCCTGCCAAGGGGACCCTCATCAAGTACCCCAAGACACAAAGCCCCTTTGCTCTGCCATTCTTCTGTCCAGCTAGCTGCCTTACCCTTTCTCTTACATGAAGGGCTGCCCACCTGCCCCCTTCTCTGGCTTCCCCATTGTTCTTATTAGATGCTGTAGCAGGAAACCCTGGTCTGGGCATCTAGTCACTAAACCCTAGTCCGTGTCCTGTCGGGGACTCAGcatgtgacctgaggcaagaCCCTTTCCCTTTCTAGACTTGTTTCCTATCCATAAAATGATGGAGTTAAGActttgatctctaaggtcccttcgcACTTTGAatttgtcccgccccccccccaactatatCCCCACAGCCAACAGCCCTCTCTTCCAGTGTTGTCTTACTTACCATCACCATAatgagagctaacatttatactgcacttcctatgtgtcaggcactgtgctaagcacttgacaaatgtttcatttggtcctcacaactctgagaggtaggtgtcaTTGTGATCCCTACTTTACAAtcgaggaaactaagtcaaagtgacttgccctgagccaaacagctagttaattgtctgaggacagatttgaactcaggtcttcctgactctaggtcaggTGTTCCATCTATGCCAAGGGCATAGCTCCCCAAGCATCCCCGGCTACCTCTCGCCTCAGTCAGGGCAGGAGCTAGAAACTATACCAGGAAAAGCAGCCCTAGGTCTTCCTACCCCCTATCCTTCTCAAATCAATTTGTGTTTGGTTCGTGGTCTGGGCAAAGCAGCGGGGCTCAGACAAAGCTGTGCTGGCGgtggagggaaggcaggagaCCAGCTGCGACCTTGGTACCTACAGCCACTGGATGTGGTTCTTGGACTTCTTGGTGATGAGCTGGATGCCTTCCAGCACATTGGTGATGTCATAGATGCGACGTTTCTGCACCTTCAGTACCTCAGCTGCCCAGTTCAGGTCCACTACGCCATCTGTAGACTGGTTCAGCAACTCCAGGAAGCGTTTGGTGGTCAGGTTCAGTGAGGTCTCATAGCGAGACTTCTCCCCTGGGGACTTCACACCTGTTGGCAGTGAGTGAGGACACAGGCTCAGTGCCCATTCTCCCAGGATGCCCCACCCTCGGGTAACAGCAGGTATGATCTCCTGGGTCTGCAGACTGGAAAGCTGCCAAGACCAGGCTCCCAAAGGCAGGAAAGGACTCTGTCCCACATCAAGGGCTCATtcacattctctttctctgttcacAGATGCCATAGGGCGTAGCCCAGGCAGGAAAGCCCCCTGTGTTGACACACCCTAACCCAGCTCCGCCACCAACCACAGAACTTCCTCCCTGGGCTGGGcaacccagcccagcccagcccagcccagcccagcccagcccattCCCCCAACAAGGCCCTGTCTGCCTTCCCTAGGGCCCAGATCCTTAGGCCAGGAAACTGGTGCCAGCCTCCCTTAACTGCCCCTTGCTCGGGCCTCTGCCTGGCTCTCCTGATCCAATGCCCAGTCTACATAAGGGTGAGGGGGTGGGAGAAAAAGAGCCAAGTTTTCAAGACTCTCGCCCTCTGTCTAGCTTTGGCTCCTCGGAGTCTTAGAGTCCACGAGGGAAGGGAAATCAGAGCTTAGGAGAGAGGCCCTGGTACTAAGGGATTCTTTCCACCCCAAACAGCACCCATTCATGGGGAAgtgagagaagaaacaggagGCCCTGTTTGGCTGGAATTCAGTATGGGGACACTGGCTTCCCAGTGTCCTGAGCAGCCTAACTAGGGGGCCAGAAAGGGGGGAGCTGAGCCGGAGAGTCTGCTTGGGTAAGGAAGGCTCATACCTTTGCCAGGGGGTCTGGGCCTGGCCCGGGCTGGCTGGCTGCCTTCAGCTATGTACTGATGGTCTGTTTCCAAGTCCAGTTTCCTTTTCACCTGCAGcacaggggagaggaaaagagaggcctCATGAGGGACCCAGAGAGGCCCAGGAAAGGGGGCTAGAAACCTGTTCTGTCTTAAGGGCTGGTGATGAGACACCCCCATCCTTAGAAACAAGTCAGTTTCCCCCGGTTGACATTGGGACTAAAAAAGCCAGCCCATCTCTCCTTTAATGGATAATCAATGAAGGATTCTCCCCCTGCTCCCAGAGGAGTTCTCAAGGATCTAGGCGATGTATTAGAGTCCAGGACACATCCCAAGAACAAAGTGGACCAGGACTGGGCAGAACAGCAGGACCCCAATCTATCTCAGGCCCAGTCAAACCAGCCTGGGGTAACCAGGAATCcctggaaaagagggagggacacAAGATGCAGCCTGAGCCCCATCTCCACTTTCTTCACCTGCCCAACTCCCCAGCCCCCAGATATGAAGATGGTTCTGGGACACAAGGTAGAGAGGGGGCTAGGGAATGACCATGGAGAGCTACCAATCAACATGTGTTTAGTAAGTGGCACagctgggggaaagggaggaaaaacagaaacagtctgctctcaagaagctcacattctatggGGAAAGATGTCTTAGCCATAGAAAGAATGGGAGATGGGACACAGGGATGTAGGGGTCCCTTGAAGGGGGAGAAGCTGCCAGGAAGGTTTT is drawn from Dromiciops gliroides isolate mDroGli1 chromosome 2, mDroGli1.pri, whole genome shotgun sequence and contains these coding sequences:
- the E2F1 gene encoding transcription factor E2F1; this translates as MALDGSGGGGGTCVAELEALLGAGGLQLLEQQIVIISTQDEGPLSAAAVPVTAEGPREAELLLFATPQAPRPGASGPRPALGRPPVKRKLDLETDHQYIAEGSQPARARPRPPGKGVKSPGEKSRYETSLNLTTKRFLELLNQSTDGVVDLNWAAEVLKVQKRRIYDITNVLEGIQLITKKSKNHIQWLGNHSVAVNTSKHQMLAKDLHHLQEAERQLDDLIQMCTVQLKLLTEDADNQHLAYVTCQDLRSIADPAEQMVMVIKAPPETQLQATDPAEAFQISLKSSRGPIDVFLCPEESSDVCSPVKSPFKATPEETGLSLEPTPPPQAPPPPPSPLSASTQEGSLPLLTSEQEHLLSRASPASLRASAEDGRLSPLVSVDSLLEQGKEDFSSFLPDEFISLSPPQGQDYHFGLEEGEGIRELFDCDFGDFTPLDF